One stretch of Alcaligenes faecalis DNA includes these proteins:
- a CDS encoding iron-containing alcohol dehydrogenase: MTVSEFFIPSHNILGPGALDQAMPIVGKMGFKKALIITDADLAKLGMAQLVADKLTAQGINTAIFDKVQPNPTVGNVNAGLDALKAHGADLIVSLGGGSSHDCAKGVALVASNGGKIADYEGVDKSAKPQLPLLAINTTAGTASEMTRFTIITDETRHVKMAIIDRHITPFLSVNDSDLMEGMPASLTAATGMDALTHAVEAYVSTIATPITDACAVKVVELIAKYLPTAVREPHNKKAREQMAYAQFLAGMAFNNASLGYVHAMAHQLGGFYDLPHGVCNALLLPHVQAFNMQVAGERLNEIGKLLSDNNADLKGLDVIAAIKKLADIVGIPKSLEELGVKREDFPVLADNALKDVCGATNPIQTDKKTIMGIFEEAFGVR; encoded by the coding sequence ATGACAGTCTCGGAATTCTTTATCCCCTCGCACAATATCCTGGGCCCCGGCGCGCTGGATCAAGCCATGCCTATTGTCGGGAAAATGGGCTTCAAAAAAGCCTTGATCATCACCGATGCCGATCTGGCCAAGCTGGGCATGGCCCAATTGGTAGCCGACAAGCTGACCGCACAAGGTATTAACACCGCGATTTTTGACAAGGTGCAGCCCAACCCCACTGTAGGTAACGTCAATGCAGGCCTGGACGCCTTGAAAGCACACGGCGCAGACCTGATCGTGTCACTGGGCGGCGGCTCCTCCCACGACTGTGCCAAAGGTGTCGCCCTGGTCGCCAGTAACGGCGGCAAGATTGCCGACTACGAAGGCGTAGATAAATCCGCCAAGCCGCAACTGCCACTGCTGGCTATCAATACCACTGCTGGTACAGCGTCGGAAATGACACGCTTCACCATCATCACCGATGAAACCCGCCACGTAAAAATGGCGATCATCGACCGCCACATCACACCTTTCCTGTCAGTGAACGATTCGGACCTGATGGAAGGTATGCCTGCATCCTTAACCGCTGCCACAGGCATGGATGCACTGACCCACGCAGTCGAAGCTTACGTATCTACAATCGCCACCCCCATCACCGACGCCTGTGCGGTGAAAGTGGTAGAGCTGATCGCGAAATATCTGCCAACTGCCGTGCGTGAACCGCACAATAAAAAAGCCCGTGAACAAATGGCCTATGCACAGTTCCTGGCAGGCATGGCATTCAATAACGCGTCTCTGGGCTATGTCCACGCCATGGCGCACCAGTTAGGTGGCTTCTACGACCTGCCGCATGGCGTCTGTAATGCCCTGCTGCTGCCGCATGTGCAGGCTTTCAATATGCAGGTGGCAGGGGAGCGTTTGAATGAAATCGGCAAACTGCTATCGGATAACAATGCAGATCTGAAAGGCCTGGATGTCATCGCGGCGATTAAAAAGCTGGCGGACATTGTGGGGATTCCGAAGTCGCTGGAAGAGTTGGGCGTGAAGCGGGAAGATTTCCCGGTTCTGGCAGATAACGCACTCAAGGATGTCTGTGGTGCGACTAATCCGATTCAGACGGATAAGAAGACGATTATGGGGATTTTTGAGGAGGCGTTTGGGGTGAGGTAA
- a CDS encoding ATP-dependent nuclease: MRLAFFSVTNYRSIIGTHRIPIGDIAVLLGKNNEGKSNILRALAVSMKMLTDHGTRHNPNRIARPPERDRFLWRRDFPISLQGRKSGLESKFRLEFALDDDEVNEFRNAIKSNLNGTLPIEIKIGKTNEHAIHVPKKGPGGNTLSSKSAKIAQYIATKIEFNYIPAVRTEEHAEEVVQEMLADELAKLETEPSYIAALQAIADLQEPILERIGNSIKESLSEFLPSISRVYVQVPPAARRSALRSQCRVEIDDGTRTLLEFKGDGVKSLAVLGLLRAKRRSLGAASIIAIEEPESHLHPGAIHSLREAILNLVPENQVVLTSHCPLFADRDQIARNILVDTNSAKPARTIASIREMLGIRASDNLVNAGLVLVVEGNEDVIALKTLLPTLSDVIGTALKQNFLVIEGLAGAGNLSYKLNMLNNALCSAHVLLDHDAAGRLGYEKAESDGLLRIADLTLVVCKGMRNSELEDCFDVDVYADDVMAKFGVDFRSTTFRGNEKWSDRAKKSFENAAKPWGERIKAQLKDTVARAVAKSPATALNIHKRASIDALVSAIEAKLAMSGVASK, from the coding sequence ATGCGCCTCGCTTTTTTTTCCGTTACCAACTATCGAAGCATCATTGGCACACATAGGATCCCTATCGGTGACATTGCGGTGCTTCTAGGAAAAAACAATGAAGGAAAATCGAACATATTAAGAGCTCTTGCCGTTTCAATGAAGATGTTAACCGACCATGGAACAAGGCATAACCCAAATCGCATTGCACGACCACCCGAACGCGACAGGTTCTTATGGCGTCGCGATTTTCCTATTTCGTTGCAAGGCCGAAAAAGCGGTTTGGAATCGAAATTTAGACTTGAATTTGCTCTCGACGATGATGAAGTCAACGAATTTCGGAATGCTATTAAAAGCAATCTCAACGGAACTCTCCCGATTGAAATAAAGATCGGAAAAACCAACGAGCATGCTATTCATGTCCCTAAAAAAGGTCCTGGCGGAAACACACTGTCCTCGAAATCTGCAAAAATCGCGCAATATATTGCTACGAAAATTGAATTCAATTACATTCCGGCCGTACGAACGGAGGAGCATGCGGAAGAGGTGGTGCAAGAGATGCTTGCTGATGAGCTAGCAAAGCTTGAAACTGAGCCAAGCTACATTGCGGCGTTGCAGGCTATTGCAGACCTTCAAGAACCAATTCTGGAAAGAATCGGTAACTCTATCAAGGAATCGTTGAGCGAATTTTTGCCAAGCATTAGTAGGGTGTATGTCCAAGTCCCACCCGCGGCGCGACGTAGTGCATTGCGAAGTCAGTGCCGCGTGGAGATTGACGACGGCACGCGAACTTTGCTTGAATTTAAGGGCGACGGTGTCAAGAGCCTTGCTGTACTTGGTCTCCTAAGGGCGAAACGCAGGTCGCTTGGCGCCGCCTCTATTATCGCAATTGAAGAGCCAGAATCGCATTTGCATCCGGGCGCGATTCATAGCCTTCGTGAAGCGATCCTGAATCTGGTGCCGGAAAACCAAGTCGTGTTGACCAGTCATTGCCCGCTATTCGCAGATCGCGATCAAATCGCGCGCAACATCCTAGTCGATACCAATAGTGCGAAGCCAGCTAGAACGATAGCAAGTATCCGAGAGATGCTCGGTATCCGAGCATCTGACAATCTCGTGAATGCGGGCCTGGTATTGGTGGTGGAAGGAAATGAAGATGTAATAGCATTAAAGACGCTCTTGCCGACACTGAGCGACGTTATTGGAACCGCATTAAAGCAAAACTTTCTAGTGATTGAAGGTTTGGCTGGGGCAGGAAACCTCTCGTACAAACTTAATATGTTAAACAATGCTTTATGTTCCGCGCATGTATTGTTGGATCATGATGCTGCTGGACGACTTGGCTATGAAAAGGCAGAAAGCGACGGTCTTTTGAGGATTGCCGACCTTACTCTAGTTGTGTGTAAAGGCATGCGAAATTCAGAACTTGAAGACTGTTTTGATGTGGATGTGTATGCCGATGATGTTATGGCGAAATTTGGTGTTGATTTTAGATCAACAACTTTCCGGGGGAATGAAAAATGGTCTGACCGGGCAAAAAAATCCTTCGAGAACGCAGCGAAGCCTTGGGGTGAACGTATTAAGGCGCAGTTAAAAGATACCGTCGCTCGTGCCGTTGCCAAGTCGCCTGCTACAGCGCTAAATATTCACAAACGTGCTTCAATTGACGCATTAGTCAGCGCTATAGAGGCAAAACTAGCCATGAGCGGTGTCGCATCAAAGTAG
- a CDS encoding SDR family NAD(P)-dependent oxidoreductase, protein MTQQHDSAVFTQSLQGRTVLIFGAGAPLEDWNNGKAAAVAYARAGAQVVCVDKDWAAAKRSADHISGEGGEALALEADVCNTETVERTIALALEHFGQIDVLHNNVGIAPAGGPLDIDDALFQKTMDINVGSILRTTRAVLPHFLKQGSGVITNISSLASIRWSGYSYFAYYASKAALNQATVATALEFADKGIRANAILPGVIDTPLVYQQIAAQYDSIEHIKEQRANAVPMKRTGTPWDIANAAVFLASDAARFITGVCLPVDGGHSCAMPGMR, encoded by the coding sequence ATGACACAGCAACACGACTCCGCCGTTTTCACGCAAAGCTTGCAAGGCAGAACAGTCTTGATTTTTGGGGCGGGCGCGCCTTTAGAGGACTGGAATAACGGGAAAGCGGCGGCGGTCGCTTATGCCAGGGCTGGGGCGCAGGTGGTTTGTGTGGATAAGGATTGGGCGGCGGCGAAACGCAGCGCGGATCATATTAGTGGGGAAGGTGGAGAAGCGCTGGCTTTGGAGGCGGATGTTTGTAATACCGAAACAGTAGAACGAACGATAGCGTTAGCACTAGAGCATTTCGGACAAATCGACGTCCTGCATAACAACGTGGGAATTGCACCTGCTGGTGGACCATTAGATATAGACGATGCCCTATTCCAAAAAACCATGGATATTAACGTCGGCTCTATTCTGCGAACCACCCGCGCTGTATTACCGCATTTTCTGAAACAAGGCTCGGGAGTGATTACTAATATATCTTCCCTGGCTTCAATCCGTTGGAGTGGCTACTCTTACTTCGCTTATTACGCGTCTAAGGCGGCACTGAATCAGGCTACTGTTGCTACGGCATTGGAGTTTGCTGATAAAGGAATAAGGGCGAATGCCATTTTGCCGGGGGTGATTGATACACCGCTAGTTTATCAGCAGATTGCGGCTCAGTATGATTCGATTGAACACATCAAGGAGCAGCGGGCCAATGCGGTGCCAATGAAGAGGACAGGGACACCGTGGGATATTGCGAATGCAGCGGTGTTTTTGGCTTCAGATGCAGCAAGGTTTATTACGGGGGTTTGTCTGCCAGTGGATGGGGGGCATTCTTGTGCCATGCCGGGGATGAGGTGA
- a CDS encoding TRAP transporter large permease subunit: MTNDSQNLQIQERPPLWQKFETCLFKATAFISAILLALVIVLLLSGVVSRYVLHAPLTWSDELGGILFLWLTTFGAALATYRFSHMRMTAVVSRLGSEWEPFFTAFAITATTLFFALILYPAIDFAMEEAFITTSALEISNAWRASALPVGFGLALIFGLGKMAEVIRQPKAMLAVLSVLALTLLVWLIKPYLQGLGYINLLIFFVLIVGVSVLSSVPIAFTFALATLGYLALTTRVPVMTLVGRMDEGMSHLMLLAIPTFIFLGLLLEMTGMARAMVQFLASLLGHVKGGLSYVLIGAMYLVSGISGSKAADMAAIAPALFPEMTKRGAKEGELVALLSATGAQTETIPPSIVLITIGSVASVSIAALFTGGMLPALVLGIGLCVVVGWRNRHEDLSNVVRVPAKESLKLFLIALPALALPFVIRAAVVKGVATATEVSTIGIVYAMIAGLVIYRQFDWRKLYPMLVDTAVLSGAILIIIGAASGMAWALTQSGFSRELAQFMQTLPGGRTGFLVVSVIAFIILGSLLEGIPAIVLFGPLLFPIARVMEVHDVHYAMIVILSMGLGLFAPPFGVGYYTACAIARVNPDEGIRPIWGYMLALLIGLVFVVAFPWISIGFL, translated from the coding sequence ATGACAAATGACAGTCAGAACCTGCAGATACAGGAACGGCCACCACTGTGGCAGAAATTTGAAACTTGCTTGTTTAAAGCGACGGCCTTTATCAGTGCGATTCTGCTGGCCTTAGTCATTGTTCTCTTGCTCTCGGGCGTGGTGTCGCGCTATGTATTGCACGCACCACTGACCTGGTCCGACGAGCTGGGCGGCATTCTTTTCCTGTGGCTGACCACCTTTGGCGCCGCCCTGGCTACGTATCGCTTTTCCCATATGCGCATGACCGCCGTGGTCTCGCGCCTGGGTAGCGAATGGGAGCCCTTCTTTACCGCCTTTGCCATCACGGCCACCACGCTGTTCTTCGCCCTGATCCTGTATCCGGCGATTGATTTTGCGATGGAAGAGGCCTTCATCACCACCTCTGCCCTGGAAATCTCCAACGCCTGGCGTGCCTCGGCCTTACCGGTGGGCTTTGGCCTGGCGCTGATCTTTGGCCTGGGCAAGATGGCTGAAGTCATACGCCAGCCTAAAGCCATGCTGGCCGTGCTGAGCGTGCTGGCCTTGACCCTTCTGGTGTGGCTGATCAAGCCCTATCTGCAAGGGCTGGGCTATATCAACCTGCTGATTTTCTTTGTGCTGATTGTGGGCGTTAGCGTGCTGAGCAGCGTGCCTATCGCCTTCACCTTTGCACTGGCTACCTTGGGCTATCTGGCCCTGACCACCCGCGTTCCCGTCATGACCCTGGTCGGTCGCATGGACGAAGGCATGTCGCACCTGATGCTGCTGGCCATCCCCACCTTTATTTTCCTGGGCCTGCTGCTGGAGATGACCGGCATGGCACGCGCCATGGTGCAGTTTCTGGCCAGTCTGCTGGGTCATGTAAAAGGTGGCCTGTCCTATGTGCTGATTGGCGCCATGTATCTGGTGTCCGGCATCTCCGGTTCCAAAGCAGCAGATATGGCCGCCATCGCCCCGGCCCTGTTCCCGGAAATGACCAAGCGCGGCGCAAAAGAAGGTGAACTAGTCGCCCTGCTTTCAGCGACCGGCGCGCAAACAGAAACTATCCCACCGTCCATTGTGCTGATCACGATTGGCTCGGTAGCCAGCGTCTCCATCGCGGCCCTGTTTACAGGCGGCATGCTTCCCGCACTGGTGCTGGGTATCGGCTTGTGTGTAGTGGTAGGCTGGCGCAACCGCCACGAGGACCTATCCAATGTCGTGCGCGTCCCCGCTAAAGAATCGCTAAAACTGTTCCTGATCGCCCTGCCCGCACTGGCCTTGCCTTTCGTTATCCGCGCCGCCGTGGTCAAAGGCGTAGCCACAGCCACCGAGGTTTCCACCATCGGCATCGTCTACGCCATGATCGCGGGCCTGGTGATCTACCGCCAATTCGACTGGCGCAAGCTCTACCCCATGCTGGTGGATACCGCCGTTCTATCCGGTGCCATCCTGATCATTATCGGTGCAGCTTCCGGTATGGCCTGGGCACTAACGCAATCGGGCTTCTCGCGCGAATTGGCCCAGTTCATGCAAACCCTGCCCGGCGGCCGAACTGGCTTCCTGGTGGTGTCGGTGATCGCTTTCATCATCCTGGGCAGCCTGCTCGAAGGTATCCCCGCCATCGTGCTCTTTGGCCCCCTGCTCTTTCCCATAGCCCGAGTCATGGAAGTGCATGACGTGCACTACGCCATGATCGTGATCCTTTCCATGGGCCTGGGCCTGTTCGCACCACCTTTCGGTGTCGGTTACTACACCGCCTGCGCCATCGCCCGCGTCAACCCGGATGAAGGCATACGACCGATCTGGGGGTACATGCTGGCCCTGTTGATTGGCCTGGTCTTTGTGGTCGCCTTTCCTTGGATTTCGATTGGTTTTCTGTAA
- a CDS encoding TRAP transporter substrate-binding protein has protein sequence MKRRTFLKTVAASSTLPWALSFSKSAQAAEFEYRIAHSVPTHHPLHVRMVEAADRIREQTNGRFDLRIFPSDQLGSQTDVMSQIRSGAIDFLCLSGVVLSTLVPSSAISGLGFAFKDYDQVWKAMDGGLGEFIRAEIAKTRSLFAFEQIWDNGYRQITSSGRAAATPADISGMKIRVPPSSMWTSLFSSLGAAPATINANELYSSLQTKIVDAQENPLAVISTLKLYEVQQYCAMTNHMWDGFWLLANRRNFDGLPEDIQEIVRKNLNQSAVQERADLFSLSEQLQSDLEGKGMQFVQADTAAFKQRLIDAGFYAEWKKKFPAAGWEQLESVVGSL, from the coding sequence ATGAAGCGTCGCACATTTCTGAAAACGGTTGCTGCCAGCAGCACCCTGCCTTGGGCATTGAGCTTTTCCAAATCCGCTCAGGCTGCCGAATTCGAGTATCGCATTGCGCACAGCGTGCCCACCCATCACCCCTTGCATGTCCGTATGGTTGAAGCCGCAGACCGTATTCGGGAGCAAACGAATGGGCGTTTTGACCTGCGCATTTTCCCCTCGGACCAATTGGGTTCGCAGACCGATGTGATGAGCCAGATCCGTTCGGGTGCGATTGATTTCCTTTGCCTGTCCGGTGTGGTGCTCTCTACCCTGGTTCCCTCCAGCGCCATCAGCGGTCTGGGCTTTGCGTTCAAAGACTACGACCAGGTCTGGAAAGCCATGGACGGCGGCCTGGGCGAGTTCATTCGCGCAGAGATCGCCAAAACCCGCTCGCTGTTTGCCTTTGAACAAATCTGGGACAACGGCTACCGCCAGATCACCAGTTCGGGCCGCGCCGCTGCCACACCCGCTGACATCAGCGGCATGAAGATTCGTGTTCCGCCCTCCTCCATGTGGACCTCGTTGTTCAGCTCTCTGGGTGCTGCACCGGCCACGATCAACGCCAACGAGCTGTACTCCTCCTTGCAGACCAAGATTGTCGATGCCCAAGAGAACCCACTGGCCGTGATTTCCACCCTGAAGCTGTACGAAGTGCAGCAGTACTGCGCCATGACCAACCATATGTGGGACGGTTTCTGGCTGCTGGCCAACCGCCGCAACTTCGACGGTCTGCCCGAGGACATTCAGGAGATCGTGCGCAAGAACCTGAACCAGAGCGCCGTCCAGGAACGTGCCGACCTGTTCAGCCTGTCCGAGCAATTGCAAAGCGATCTGGAAGGCAAAGGCATGCAGTTTGTTCAGGCCGATACCGCCGCCTTCAAGCAGCGTCTGATTGATGCCGGTTTCTATGCCGAATGGAAAAAGAAATTCCCGGCAGCAGGCTGGGAGCAATTGGAATCGGTGGTCGGAAGTTTATAA
- a CDS encoding IclR family transcriptional regulator: protein MDSKESPESISSSQTLDRAVQVMQVVVGLRNQGIGLSDVVKKVELTKPTTRRLLLALMGNGLIEQDPVSRKYFPGPELYSLGLMAAHRFGIQRIAERSLTRIAKVSGDSALLSVRRAYETVCLAREEGHHPLRSHVLQPGDRHPLGCGASGIAFLAAMTDEQIGEALEANEERLRNYPQLSTDILWDLVAETREQGYAFNRGFIFEGSWGVAVCVSHPTSGMPASLAIASVESRLRNKRHEELVALLLEEKAYIESLKIGEQVTGP, encoded by the coding sequence ATGGATTCCAAAGAGAGCCCAGAGTCGATTTCTTCCAGCCAAACCCTGGATAGGGCCGTGCAAGTCATGCAGGTGGTCGTAGGCCTGCGTAACCAGGGCATAGGCTTGAGTGATGTCGTGAAAAAGGTCGAGCTGACCAAGCCCACCACCCGTCGCCTGTTATTGGCTTTGATGGGCAATGGCTTGATCGAGCAGGACCCGGTATCGCGCAAATATTTTCCGGGCCCCGAGCTGTATTCCTTGGGGCTGATGGCAGCGCATCGCTTCGGCATCCAGCGTATTGCCGAGCGCAGCTTGACGCGTATTGCCAAGGTGTCGGGCGACAGCGCCCTGCTAAGTGTGCGGCGCGCTTATGAAACCGTGTGTCTGGCTCGCGAGGAAGGGCATCACCCCTTGCGCTCGCATGTGCTGCAACCGGGGGATCGTCACCCCCTGGGTTGCGGTGCCAGCGGGATTGCATTTCTGGCGGCCATGACGGATGAGCAGATTGGCGAAGCCCTGGAGGCGAATGAGGAGCGGTTGCGCAATTACCCCCAGCTGAGCACCGACATTCTGTGGGATCTGGTGGCCGAGACGCGTGAGCAGGGCTATGCCTTTAACCGCGGTTTTATTTTTGAAGGTTCCTGGGGGGTGGCAGTCTGCGTTTCTCATCCCACCAGTGGCATGCCGGCTTCCCTGGCCATTGCCAGTGTAGAGAGCCGCTTGCGCAACAAGCGACATGAGGAGCTGGTGGCGCTCTTGCTGGAAGAGAAGGCGTACATCGAGTCTCTGAAGATTGGGGAACAAGTTACGGGCCCTTGA
- a CDS encoding acetyl-CoA acetyltransferase produces MSGHTCIVGWAHTPFGKLDNIDIEELIQAVVRDSIAHAGIQASDIDFAAVGVYNNGLNPQGFEAGLLSLHQPDLRFTPAVHVENACATGSAAIHSVMDAIESGRARIGIAVGAEKMTGVPPTRIPEILSSGCYRKEEDNPLGFAGIFGQITQAYFDRYGDHSHSLAQIAAKNHVNALANPYAHVRRDLGLEFCDQVSEKNPLVAGPLRRTDCSMVSDGAAALILADEETARALRRAIRFRARVQVNDFMPLSRRDPIAFEGAHRAWQQALSKAGVGILDLDLVETHDCFTTAEMLEYEAMGLAPRGEGWKVILEGRTRKDGQLPVNVSGGLKARGHPLGATGVSMHVMAAMQLAQEAGDMQLPQAELAGIFNMGGAAVANYVSILERLK; encoded by the coding sequence ATGTCTGGACACACATGCATTGTGGGATGGGCACATACCCCGTTTGGAAAGCTGGATAACATCGACATTGAAGAATTGATTCAAGCCGTGGTCAGGGATTCGATTGCGCACGCAGGCATACAGGCCAGCGACATCGATTTTGCGGCCGTGGGTGTCTATAACAATGGTTTGAACCCTCAAGGGTTTGAGGCCGGATTGCTGTCTCTGCATCAGCCTGATCTGCGTTTCACGCCTGCCGTACACGTGGAAAATGCGTGCGCCACGGGTAGTGCCGCCATTCATAGCGTGATGGACGCCATTGAAAGTGGCCGTGCCCGCATCGGGATTGCGGTGGGTGCAGAAAAAATGACGGGTGTGCCACCTACCCGCATTCCTGAAATTCTCAGCTCCGGTTGCTATCGCAAGGAAGAGGACAATCCGCTGGGTTTTGCGGGAATCTTTGGTCAGATCACCCAGGCTTACTTTGATCGTTATGGCGATCACAGTCATTCCCTGGCGCAGATTGCCGCCAAGAACCACGTGAATGCCTTGGCTAACCCTTACGCCCATGTACGCCGTGATCTGGGCCTGGAGTTCTGCGATCAGGTTTCGGAAAAGAATCCTTTGGTTGCTGGCCCGCTGCGTCGTACAGATTGCTCCATGGTGTCCGATGGTGCTGCCGCCCTGATTCTGGCGGATGAAGAAACCGCCCGTGCCTTGCGCCGCGCGATTCGCTTCCGTGCCCGTGTGCAGGTAAACGACTTCATGCCTTTGTCGCGCCGCGACCCGATTGCGTTTGAAGGGGCGCATCGTGCCTGGCAGCAGGCTTTGTCCAAAGCCGGTGTGGGCATTCTGGATCTGGATCTGGTGGAAACTCACGACTGCTTTACCACGGCGGAAATGCTGGAGTATGAAGCCATGGGTCTGGCTCCGCGTGGCGAGGGCTGGAAAGTGATTCTGGAAGGTCGCACCCGTAAAGATGGTCAGTTGCCAGTGAACGTGTCTGGCGGCTTGAAAGCACGCGGTCACCCTCTGGGCGCAACGGGTGTTTCCATGCACGTGATGGCAGCCATGCAGCTGGCTCAGGAAGCGGGTGATATGCAATTGCCGCAAGCAGAACTGGCCGGCATCTTCAATATGGGTGGTGCGGCTGTGGCCAACTATGTCTCGATTCTGGAACGCTTGAAATGA
- a CDS encoding acyl-CoA synthetase produces the protein MMTNAVVQPMSNRAMNLSHLLTQNARRLPDQPALIWGEESWSWQELDAQVSALAAGLKARGVQAGSAILVHSKNSNEMFLSMFAAFRLGAIWVPTNFRVKPEELLHMVDVSGSTVFLCQTDFPEHAEVVSKHFPDMDLLWLRGTPEPRDARPLVRDLLEQNQGAITPNADVFSNTPCWLLFTSGTTGKPKAAVLTHGQMAFVLTNHLADLLPGTRSEDGGLVLAPLSHGAGVHQLNLVLRGAKTVLLPGDSFSTEQAFALIEKYKLSTLFTVPTILKLLAECPHIDQYDHSSLRHVIYAGAPMYEADLRLALQKFGPVLVQYYGLGEVTGNITVLPSFDHQDADGRISHPASCGYERAGMQVSIQDEQGQEVAYGETGEVCVIGPAVFAGYYNNPKANAESFRNGWFRTGDIGHMDERGYVYLTGRASDMYISGGSNIYPREIEEYILLHGAITEVAVVGVPDRQWGEVGVAVCVLKEGAALTEAELRTWLSERIARYKMPKYIQFWDSLPKSGYGKVPKRMVKDELMKCLPQLAQEAPC, from the coding sequence ATGATGACAAACGCCGTAGTACAGCCCATGTCGAATCGGGCCATGAACTTGTCGCATCTGCTGACCCAGAATGCCCGCCGTTTGCCGGATCAGCCTGCGCTGATCTGGGGTGAGGAAAGCTGGAGCTGGCAGGAACTGGACGCCCAGGTGTCCGCCCTGGCGGCGGGCCTGAAAGCCCGTGGCGTGCAGGCTGGCAGTGCGATTCTGGTGCACTCCAAAAACAGCAACGAGATGTTCCTCTCCATGTTCGCCGCCTTCCGTTTGGGGGCGATCTGGGTGCCGACCAACTTCCGCGTCAAACCGGAAGAGTTGCTGCATATGGTGGACGTCTCCGGTAGCACCGTGTTTCTGTGTCAGACAGATTTTCCGGAACATGCGGAGGTCGTCAGCAAGCATTTCCCGGATATGGATTTGCTGTGGCTGCGCGGTACGCCAGAGCCTAGGGATGCGCGTCCACTTGTGCGGGATTTGCTGGAGCAGAACCAGGGCGCCATCACGCCCAATGCGGATGTGTTTTCCAATACGCCTTGCTGGCTGTTGTTTACCTCCGGTACGACGGGCAAGCCCAAGGCGGCGGTGCTGACGCATGGGCAAATGGCCTTTGTCCTGACCAATCATCTGGCCGATCTCTTGCCGGGTACGCGCAGTGAAGATGGTGGTTTGGTATTGGCCCCCTTGTCGCATGGTGCAGGTGTGCATCAGTTGAATCTGGTGCTGCGTGGCGCAAAAACCGTGCTCTTGCCGGGTGACAGCTTTAGTACCGAACAAGCCTTTGCCTTGATTGAAAAGTACAAGCTCAGCACCTTGTTCACGGTGCCGACGATTTTGAAGCTGCTGGCCGAATGTCCGCATATTGATCAGTACGATCACTCCAGCCTGCGTCATGTGATTTATGCCGGTGCGCCCATGTACGAGGCAGACTTGCGTCTGGCACTGCAAAAATTTGGCCCGGTGCTGGTGCAGTATTACGGCCTGGGAGAGGTGACGGGCAATATCACCGTGCTGCCATCCTTCGATCATCAAGATGCTGATGGTCGTATCAGCCATCCAGCCAGCTGTGGGTATGAGCGTGCGGGTATGCAAGTGTCCATTCAGGACGAGCAAGGCCAGGAAGTGGCGTATGGCGAAACCGGCGAGGTCTGCGTGATTGGCCCAGCCGTGTTCGCGGGCTACTACAACAATCCCAAGGCCAATGCCGAGTCCTTCCGCAATGGCTGGTTTCGCACGGGCGATATTGGCCATATGGACGAGCGCGGTTATGTGTACCTGACTGGGCGTGCTTCTGATATGTACATCTCGGGCGGCTCCAACATTTACCCGCGCGAGATCGAGGAATACATCCTGCTGCACGGTGCAATTACCGAGGTGGCGGTGGTAGGTGTGCCGGATCGTCAGTGGGGCGAGGTCGGGGTGGCGGTGTGTGTGCTGAAGGAAGGGGCCGCCTTGACGGAGGCCGAACTGCGCACCTGGTTGAGCGAGCGCATCGCCCGCTACAAAATGCCCAAGTACATCCAGTTCTGGGATTCCCTGCCCAAATCCGGTTACGGCAAAGTCCCCAAGCGCATGGTGAAAGATGAGCTGATGAAATGTTTGCCGCAGCTGGCACAGGAGGCGCCATGCTAA